The Amblyomma americanum isolate KBUSLIRL-KWMA chromosome 5, ASM5285725v1, whole genome shotgun sequence genome window below encodes:
- the LOC144133570 gene encoding ribonuclease Oy-like isoform X1, translating to MHCPALLVLLASIGGLATQMRRNSKEPAVTYFMLSQQWSVGYCSTADDKCIRENERNFWTIHGLWPSSNTSYPAFCNTTLRYNATVLSSLVPLLDLYWPSMNTINNNVFWKHEWQKHGTCATTVPELDGLYNYFNRTLSIYLQHNITEYLRNSGVVPTSEKTYPLQKIKEALHDDIKEAANFMCYSNKNYSVPVLAEIRLCLNRELQPIDCRAKNSGCGQGDVYYLAFDKDSAISQTLPFSWLLHCSWLFSVSALPMTLYRLH from the exons ATGCATTGTCCGGCGCTGCTCGTGCTGCTGGCTTCTATTGG TGGACTTGCCACACAAATGCGGAGAAACTCAAAAGAACCAGCAGTCACTTACTTCATGCTCAGTCAGCAGTGGAGCGTCGGTTATTGCAGCACAGCAGATGACAAG TGTATAAGAGAAAACGAGAGGAACTTCTGGACAATACATGGACTTTG GCCTTCTTCAAATACCTCTTATCCTGCGTTTTGCAACACGACGCTTCGCTACAATGCCACAGTTCTCTCG TCCCTGGTACCTCTCCTTGACCTGTACTGGCCATCCATGAACACCATCAACAACAATGTTTTCTG GAAGCACGAATGGCAAAAGCACGGCACTTGTGCTACCACTGTACCTGAGTTGGACGGACTGTACAACTACTTCAACAGGACGCTGAGCATCTACTTGCAGCACAACATCACAGA ATATCTCCGAAATAGTGGTGTGGTGCCAACCTCTGAGAAAACTTATCCG CTGCAAAAGATCAAAGAGGCCCTCCATGACGATATCAAAGAAGCAGCCAATTTCATGTGCTACTCAAATAAG AACTACTCAGTGCCTGTTCTGGCCGAGATTCGACTGTGCCTCAATCGTGAGCTGCAGCCCATTGACTGCAGGGCAAAAAATTCTGGCTGCGGTCAAGGCGATGTCTACTACTTGGCCTTCGACAAGGACAGTGCCATCTCGCAGACATTACCATTTTCATGGCTCCTGCACTGCAGCTGGCTTTTTTCAGTCAGTGCTCTACCAATGACACTGTACCGGTTACACTAA
- the LOC144133570 gene encoding ribonuclease DdI-like isoform X2 codes for MHCPALLVLLASIGGLATQMRRNSKEPAVTYFMLSQQWSVGYCSTADDKCIRENERNFWTIHGLWPSSNTSYPAFCNTTLRYNATVLSSLVPLLDLYWPSMNTINNNVFWKHEWQKHGTCATTVPELDGLYNYFNRTLSIYLQHNITEYLRNSGVVPTSEKTYPLQKIKEALHDDIKEAANFMCYSNKVEDKGHSTTPTHTATISMWF; via the exons ATGCATTGTCCGGCGCTGCTCGTGCTGCTGGCTTCTATTGG TGGACTTGCCACACAAATGCGGAGAAACTCAAAAGAACCAGCAGTCACTTACTTCATGCTCAGTCAGCAGTGGAGCGTCGGTTATTGCAGCACAGCAGATGACAAG TGTATAAGAGAAAACGAGAGGAACTTCTGGACAATACATGGACTTTG GCCTTCTTCAAATACCTCTTATCCTGCGTTTTGCAACACGACGCTTCGCTACAATGCCACAGTTCTCTCG TCCCTGGTACCTCTCCTTGACCTGTACTGGCCATCCATGAACACCATCAACAACAATGTTTTCTG GAAGCACGAATGGCAAAAGCACGGCACTTGTGCTACCACTGTACCTGAGTTGGACGGACTGTACAACTACTTCAACAGGACGCTGAGCATCTACTTGCAGCACAACATCACAGA ATATCTCCGAAATAGTGGTGTGGTGCCAACCTCTGAGAAAACTTATCCG CTGCAAAAGATCAAAGAGGCCCTCCATGACGATATCAAAGAAGCAGCCAATTTCATGTGCTACTCAAATAAG GTGGAAGATAAGGGCCACAGCACCACACCGACCCACACTGCTACCATTTCGATGTGGTTTTGA